The following proteins are encoded in a genomic region of Dyadobacter sp. UC 10:
- a CDS encoding metallophosphoesterase family protein codes for MQDRRGFIKSIGLAAGTTWLASGTFSIPASTAANRKLLRFGLITDLHHLQFNKDEVARMKGFMDVVLKESPDFIIQNGDFCRHTKSDALMTEWNRFEGPKYHVLGNHDMDFCDKATIMQFWGMQKPYYSFDHGGFHFVVMDRNFLKKEDGTLVDYNTSNWGPLPSPQRSFTDQPQLDWLKTDLADSKYPVIVFMHQPVFLSDFYEELGNANDILKIFDEANLNAARKKTGNKVAAVFMGHDHDDRHGERNGVHYFIINSASYVYTDSGAHYYNDPLYAFITLDPAGKLTIEGRSTTYRDEKTPDTVRARFSTKISDHSLGF; via the coding sequence ATGCAGGACAGGAGGGGTTTTATCAAAAGCATCGGGCTCGCGGCGGGCACAACATGGCTGGCATCCGGCACATTTTCGATTCCGGCAAGCACCGCGGCAAATCGCAAGCTGCTACGCTTCGGCTTGATTACAGATTTGCACCACTTACAATTTAACAAAGATGAAGTGGCCAGGATGAAAGGTTTTATGGATGTGGTCTTGAAAGAGAGTCCCGACTTTATCATCCAGAACGGAGATTTTTGCAGGCATACCAAATCCGACGCGCTGATGACCGAGTGGAACCGTTTCGAAGGTCCCAAATACCACGTGCTCGGAAACCATGACATGGATTTTTGCGATAAAGCCACGATCATGCAGTTTTGGGGAATGCAGAAACCCTATTATTCCTTTGATCATGGCGGCTTCCATTTTGTGGTTATGGACCGGAATTTCCTGAAAAAAGAGGACGGCACACTGGTTGATTACAATACCTCCAACTGGGGCCCGCTGCCCTCGCCGCAACGCAGCTTTACAGACCAGCCCCAGCTCGACTGGCTCAAAACTGACCTCGCCGATTCGAAATACCCTGTTATCGTATTCATGCATCAGCCGGTATTCCTGAGTGACTTTTACGAGGAGCTGGGAAATGCAAACGATATCCTGAAAATATTCGACGAGGCCAACCTGAACGCAGCCCGAAAGAAAACCGGCAATAAAGTAGCGGCAGTATTCATGGGCCACGACCACGACGACCGCCACGGCGAGCGCAATGGGGTGCATTATTTCATTATCAACAGCGCCTCCTATGTGTATACCGACAGCGGCGCGCATTATTACAACGATCCCCTTTATGCATTCATCACCCTTGACCCGGCCGGCAAACTGACCATCGAAGGCCGGAGTACCACTTACCGGGACGAGAAAACGCCGGATACCGTGCGCGCCCGTTTTTCGACGAAAATCAGCGATCACAGCCTCGGTTTTTGA
- a CDS encoding TIGR03364 family FAD-dependent oxidoreductase, which yields MSDKYDLIVVGAGAMGTFHAYHALAAGKKVLMLEKDQRPIQATVRNFGMVIASGMSGKWFDYGVYGTGLYKSIQERFDVSVRNNGSVYIASDDDEQQLIHELKAHYDTIGYGCELLSQHAILAKYPTLKATYCREALYFPQEVSVEPNLFIHRIHAFMQQSFENLSIRRSTAVTGCDVSNGEAQVTVAGGEKFAAEQVVVASGHEFKLLFPEVFKLQNLSVSKLQMLRTKPLPALSLSGNIGTGLSIRRYEAFRECPGYAGIKTPEHLQELESYGIHILLKQAVDGTVIIGDSHEYARIGEEENLGYALNQHINALMLNEAGRIADFDMTGLSETWAGHYGLHDSEEIFENTVDGRIHIAVGIGGKGMTCSAGYAQENIKRIFGE from the coding sequence ATGTCTGATAAATATGACCTGATCGTGGTAGGCGCGGGTGCGATGGGAACATTCCACGCCTACCATGCTTTGGCTGCGGGTAAAAAAGTGCTGATGCTTGAAAAAGACCAGCGGCCGATCCAGGCTACCGTGCGCAATTTCGGGATGGTGATCGCCTCCGGAATGTCGGGCAAATGGTTCGATTATGGCGTGTACGGTACCGGGCTTTACAAATCCATCCAGGAACGTTTCGATGTTTCGGTACGTAACAATGGGTCTGTCTACATTGCATCCGATGACGATGAGCAGCAGCTGATACACGAACTGAAAGCGCATTACGATACGATCGGTTATGGTTGCGAGCTGCTTTCACAGCACGCGATTCTGGCCAAATATCCGACATTAAAAGCTACCTACTGCCGCGAGGCGCTGTATTTTCCGCAGGAAGTAAGTGTAGAGCCCAATCTGTTCATTCACAGGATCCACGCATTTATGCAGCAATCTTTTGAAAACCTCAGCATTCGCCGGTCGACGGCTGTAACCGGCTGCGATGTTTCGAACGGGGAAGCGCAGGTGACCGTGGCAGGCGGGGAGAAGTTTGCGGCAGAGCAGGTCGTAGTCGCCTCCGGGCATGAATTCAAATTGTTGTTTCCAGAGGTATTCAAACTGCAAAACCTGTCTGTCAGCAAACTGCAAATGCTGCGGACCAAGCCACTGCCCGCATTGTCGCTGTCGGGAAATATCGGAACAGGTTTAAGCATCCGCCGTTATGAAGCCTTCCGCGAATGTCCGGGATATGCGGGCATAAAAACGCCGGAGCATTTGCAGGAGCTGGAAAGTTATGGCATTCATATTTTGCTCAAACAGGCCGTCGACGGCACGGTGATCATCGGCGATTCACACGAATATGCGAGAATAGGGGAAGAAGAAAATCTGGGTTATGCATTGAACCAGCATATCAATGCGCTGATGCTGAATGAAGCCGGTCGCATTGCGGATTTCGATATGACAGGTCTTTCCGAAACTTGGGCGGGACACTATGGTCTGCACGATAGTGAGGAGATTTTTGAAAATACGGTCGACGGCCGGATCCACATTGCCGTCGGCATCGGCGGAAAGGGAATGACCTGCTCGGCGGGTTATGCACAGGAAAATATTAAAAGGATTTTTGGAGAATAG